DNA sequence from the Gammaproteobacteria bacterium genome:
AGCGCTAGAGTGTCGCATTATGGATCAATATAATTATTTAGAAAAAGAACTTAGTTGGTTGTCATTTAATCATCGGGTATTGCAAGAAGCGCAAGATGATAACGTGCCCTTATTAGAACGATTACGTTTTTTAGGTATTTATTCTAGCAACATGGATGAATTTTACCGGGTTCGGGTTGCTAATCTTCGGCGCCAAGTATTGTTGTTGCAAGCGCCAAATCAAAAATTAATCGCGTTAAAACTCTTTGATGACATTCAAGATAAAGTCATCAATTTACAAGCTGAATTTGACCAAACATACCTTGTTCTATTGCGCCGTTTGGCTGACAATAATATCAACCTCATTAATGAAACACAGCTGAGTCAACAGCAGGGCTTGTGGTTAACCGATTATTATCACGCCAAGTTACGCCGTCATATATTCCCGCTAATTATTAATAACAACATGAAGCTTATAGATCTTATTAATGACGAAAGCACCTATTTAATGGTTGGCATCGAGCAAACTAATCAAACGCAATATGCCTTGGTTGAAGTGCCTAGCAGCAATGTGCCACGTTTTGTCGAATTGCCTAAAGATCCGGTCAGCGGCGCGAAAAACATTATCTTGCTTGATAATATTATTCGCCATTGTTTAAGGGACATTTTCATTGGATTTTTCGAGTTTGATAAAATTAATGCCTATTCAATGAAGCTAACCCGCGATGCTGAGTTGGACGTAAAACAAGAATTTAGCCAAAGCTTATATGAGCAAATGAGTAAAAGCTTACGCCGGCGTCTTAACGCTACGCCAGTGCGGTTAGTCTTTGATCACAAAATGCCAGCCGAGATGCTTAAGACACTCAAGAAAAACTTAAAGATTAGCCATAATCAGGGGCTGATCGCTGGTGGCCGTTATCATAGCTTTAAAGATTTTATTGAATTTCCGAGTTTGGACAATAAACAACTCGAGTTTAGTAAAATACCGGCGCTAGAACATCCTCAATTTGAGCAGTTTACTACCGCTTTTAGTGCGATTAAGGCACGGGATATCTTGCTGTATTATCCGTATCATAAGTTTTCACATTTTACTGAGTTATTGCGCCAAGCGGCCTTTGATCCCAAAGTTAAGCAAATTGAAATTTGTTTGTACCGAGTGGCCAAAAAATCACGGGTGATCTCAGCGTTAATTGAAGCGGTAAAAAATGGCAAAATCGTTAAGGTTAATATCGAACTTAAAGCACGATTTGACGAACAAGCGAATTTAATTTCGGCAGAAAAGCTCACCAATGCCGGCGCGCAGGTATCTTACGGCATTGAAGGGTTAAAGGTTCATGCCAAAATATGCTTAATTAGCCGACTTGAAGAGCAAGGTTTGGTGCAATATGCCCATATTGGCACCGGGAACTTCAACGAAAAAAACGCCAAAATATATACCGACTTTAGCTTGTTTACTTGCCACCCGGAAATCACTAAAGAAGTTAGCAAGGTATTTGAGTTTATTGAAAAACCTTATCACAAATACCAGTTTAAACATTTGCTGGTTTCACCGATAAACGCCAGAGAAGAATTAAACCAGCTGATTGATCAGGAAATTAAAGCGGCCTCAAATAATCAAAGTAACGGCATTACCCTTAAATTAAATAATTTAGTCGATAAAAAACTCATCAATAAATTATACCAAGCCAATAATGCTGGGGTTAACGTGAATTTAATTGTGCGCGGTATTTGCTCGTTAGTGACTGGTATTGTAGGGCAAAGCGAAAATATTAATGCGATAAGCTTGGTCGGACGTTATCTTGAGCACCCACGCGTGGCCATTTTTAACAATAATGGCCAGCCTAAAGTTTATATTTCTTCGGCAGATTGGATGACCCGTAATATTGAGCAACGGGTCGAAGTAGGTTGCCCTATTTTGTGCCCGCAAGTTAAACAAACTATTATCGATATCATTAATATTCAATTGCAGGACAACGTCAAAGCTCGATTAATCAATCAACCGCAATCAAACCCTTATCAGCAAGCGTATATTGAACTTATTGCTAAAAATGATGCCCAGCTTGAAATTCACCATTACCTCAAGCCGCCGAAAACACTGGAAAATTCGCGTGCTAAAGCAGAGCACACTCAACAGTTTATTTCACATGAGGTAACGTTATGAACACGACCCGACATGTTGTTGCGATAGATATTGGATCGAACAGTTTTCATTTAATTATTGCCAAGGAGCATGCGGGGTGTCTCACTATTGTTGACCGTCAAAAGCAGCAAGTTTCGTTAAGTGACGGCTTTGACGCCAATGGCAATTTAACGGCTGCAGCGATTAGTCGGGGGGTTGAGTGCTTAAAAGAATTTTCGCAACGTTTTTCTCGGTTGCCCCATAGTGCGGTGCGCATTGTCGCGACGCATAGTTTACGTAAGGCGAAAAATCGCGACCAGTTCATTAAGGCGGCCTTTAAAGTATTGCCATACCCGATTGAAGTGATTGATGGTCAAACTGAAGCGGCTTTGATATATCAAGGCGTCGCTCATACCCAAGCGATTAAAGGCCGCACACTGGTGATTGATATCGGAGGTGGCAGTACCGAGTTGGTGATTGGTCGCCATTTTGATACCTGTCTTAAAGAAAGTTTGGAGATTGGCACCGGACAGTTTCGGCGTCAGTTTTTTGTCGATGGTAATATTAGTCAGCAACAATTTGATCAAGCTTACGACTGTGCGATTATTCATTTATCGACCGTCGCCGATCGTTTTCGTCAATACGGTTGGAAAACTGTGCTGGGAACATCGGGCGCGTTTAAAATGATTGAGCTGTGCTTAAAAGAGATTAATGGCAGCAGTAAAATTAGCGCCAAACAGCTCAAGCGCTTAAAAAAACAATTGTTGCATTGGCAAACTTGCGACAACATTCCATTGCGATCTATCCCCGCTGACAAATTAAGCTTGTTACCCGGTGCCGTGGCTATTGTTAGCGCGTGTTTTGATATCTTGGCGATCGCCAGCCTAACTTATTGCAGCGGCGCGCTAAGGGAGGGGGTATTGTATGGTTTAAGTCATTCCCGCAGCGACAGTGATAGTAGAGAACGTACCATTAGCAGTATGTGCAAGTTATATCACACAGATCACGATTACAGTCGTCGTGTTATTGCGCAAATTAACCAATTTGGTGACCAACTCGAGCTGCAATCAAAGCAACTAAAATCAGTTAAGCACTCGTCAGTCGTGCCACTCAATGATGCTGAATTACACGCCTTAACGTGGGCGGCGCAGTTGCATGAGATTGGCCTAAGCATTAACTCGGTTAAACGCCAACAACATGGGGCTTATATTGTTCAGCACAGTGAAATGTTGGGCTTTAGTGAAGAGGAGCGCTGGTTGTTAAAAATATTAATTGGAAATCATCGCGGCAATATAAAACTGGAGCCTGACTTGGTTGGGGTAACTAAAGCGCGATTAGTCTTTTTAATCGCGTTGTTTCGGTTAGCTATTTCATGTACCCAAGGGCGGCTCAATATAGCCTGCATGCCACTGAAACTTCAATTTACTGAGCAACAAATTAAAGTCGAAATGACACCATCAATTACTGATAAAAAAGGTTTTTTTGATGAGTTAATTAAGCATTCCACCCGTTTGCAAGCGGTAGGGCTAACGCTCGCCCTCAATGAATAAAACACCTACCCTAAATGAAAAACCACTTGCCCATCTCAAATATTCCCAAGCACCGAGCTAAAATGATATTTTAGCTCGGTAACGCTAATACCAGGTTATTAGATACACCAAGCCCCGATCACAGCAACGCTAGGATCGATTGCAAATTTGATGTTTTTAGTGCTACTAGGTATTTCATACTTAAGTGTATTGTTTTTATTGAATATTAGCTGTTTTGTACTCAGATTAAGGGTAGACTGCATTAAGGTGTGCTACTTTTTTGAGCAAGGAAATCGCTGTGTCAGATGTAATTTTAAGCGCCCGCAATCTGGTTAAACAATACCCGGAAGTGCGTGCAGTTGATCATTTATCTTTTGATGTTTATCAAGGGGAATGTTTTGGTTTGTTGGGCCCTAATGGTGCCGGAAAATCGACGACCATTGAAATATTAGAAGATGTCATTAATGCCGATTCCGGCGAGGTCTTGTTTAATGGCCAGCTTCGCGATCAGCAGTTTGCACAGCAAATTGGCATTCAATTTCAAAACACCGCGTTACAGGATTTTTTGACGGTGACCGATACCTTAAAATTATTTCGAGCGCTCTATGATAATCCGGTGCCGCTAGCACAACTGATTGACAGTTGCGCGTTGCAAGACCTGCTCAAGCGAGATAACCGCAAACTATCAGGTGGCCAACGTCAACGCTTGTTATTAGCACTGGCCCTGATTAATGATCCGCAGTTGATCTTTTTGGACGAACCTACTACCGGACTTGACCCACAAGCCAGACGTAATTTTTGGCAATTGATTAAGCAATTAAAAGCCCAGGGTAAAACTATTTTGTTAACGACGCATTACATGGATGAGGCACAAGTATTGTGCGACCGTATTGCGATAGTGGATCAAGGTAAGGTTATTGCACTGGGCTCGCCAGCGCAGCTATTAACTCAGCACTTGCCAGGCATGATGGTAAAGCTGCCTCGTGGTGTTATTACCGATCCGAATGTTTTTGATTTTGAAATTATTGAAAATGAGCACGAAATTGAAATTGTCACCGAGCGAGTTGATGCCGTAGTGACCCAACTGCTGCGTCATCAAGTGGCGATTGACGGTTTAACTATCACAGCGCCAACCCTCGAAGATTTATTTTTGAAATTAACCGGACACGCATTGCGGGAGTAATTCACTTGTTTAGACGAATGTTGGCTTTGTGGCATGCCAGAAACTTAGAATTTGTGCGTGATCGCGCGTCATTATCTTGGAATATCGCTTTCCCATTATTATTGGTGTTAGGTTTGTCATTGGCATTTAGCCAAGGACAGCCCGACCAGTATCGGGTTGGCTTAATTACAGCAACTACTGCGCAACAGCCGAATGTTTTTAGCGACTTTAGTCAGCTTAAACACATTGAATTTGTAACTTACCCACAAACTGAGCAAGCATTAACCAAATTACGGCAACATCAGCTCGACTTGGTTATCGACCCGGGCTTGCAACGTTACTGGCTTAATCCGCAGTCGGCTAAAGGATATTTACTCGAAATTATTCTAAAGTCACAAGTTAAGCAGCCAATTGAAATGCAAGAAGTCAGCGGGCAAGCGATTAGTTATGTCGACTGGGTTTTACCCGGCATTATTGGCATGAATATGATGTTTAGTGGCCTGTTTGGTATTGGTTTTGTTATTGTTCGATATCGTAAAAATGGTGTGCTTAAACGGCTTAAAGCCACGCCGTTATCGGCCAGTGAGTTTATTTTCTCGCAAATTTTATCACGCATGTTCATTCAATTACTAACATCAATGTTGATTGCGTTAGCGTGCGTTGAATTGTTAGGACTAAAAATGAATGGCTCGTATTTCGACTTATTTGTCTTAATGTTATGTGGCAGCATGGCACTGATATCGGTTGGATTAATGATGGCGAGCAAATGTAAAAGTGAAGAATTTGCTGGCGGGCTGCTTAATATGGTGTCTTGGCCGATGATGTTTTTATCTGGCGTGTGGTTCTCGCTTGACAGTGCGCACCCCATTTTACAGCTGGTGGCTAACTTTGTGCCGCTCACTCATTTAGTTTCTGGCATGCGAGACATTATGCTAAATGGTGCTAACGTAATGGAATTGTTGCCTAATATATTTTCATTATTGGCAATGATGCTCTTTTGCACCGCCATTAGCGCGCGGTTATTTAGTTGGGGCGAAGACTGAAGTTAGCGCGGTGACGCAGGAACTAATTAGCGCTGCGATCATTAAATAACATCACCGCAGATAAAGCGGCGCTGAGGCTGAAAAAAATCGGAAAAAATGCTAGAGTAGCGATGATTTTTTTAAGAGAGATTTTTCGTGGACAGCAGTGTTTTTTATCAGCAATTAGCTGACAAAATAAAAGTGTGGGCGCTTGAGCTTGGTTTTAATGATGTTGGGATTAGCGATACCGATCTGAGCAGTCATGAGGCTGCGTTACAACGCTGGCTTGATCACGGCTATCATGGGGGCATGGATTACATGGCTCGTCATGGCATGATGCGCGCGCGTCCCGAAGAATTACTGCCGGGCACCTTACGCGTGATAAGTGTTCGACTAGATTACTTACCACCGCAAGCGCTGATCGTGTCGACGATGAAGCAACCGACGAAAGGCTATATTAGCCGTTATGCGACAGGTCGTGATTACCATAAAATGATGCGTAATCGGCTGAAAAAGTTACAGCAAAAAATTGAAACAGAGGTCAGTGATATCATTGCACGCCCGTTTGTTGATTCGGCGCCGGTGATGGAGCGTCCGCTGGCCGAAAAGGCTGGGCTGGGCTGGGTCGGTAAACATTCGTTGATTATTAATCAGCAAGCAGGGTCGTTTTTCTTTTTAGGTGAGCTGTTGATTAGTTTGCCATTGCCAATTTCGCAGCCCGTAGTTGAGCAATGCGGCAGCTGTGTTGCCTGTCTAACTATTTGCCCGACCGGCGCGATAACAGAACCTTATGTAGTTGACGGTCGGCGTTGTATTTCTTATTTAACGATTGAAAAATTTGGTGAAATACCACTGGAATTTCGCAAAGCAATAGGCAACCGAATTTATGGCTGCGATGATTGTCAGTTGATTTGTCCGTGGAATAAGTTTGCCCAAGCCAGTGATGAAGACGATTTTAAACCACGTAAAGATCTGCATTCGCCAGAGCTGGTTGAGTTGTTCAGTTGGAGTGAATCGTTCTTTTTAAAACAGACCGAAGGCTCAGCTATTCGCCGTATTGGCCACGAACGTTGGTTAAGAAATATTGCGGTGGCGCTGGGCAATGCCCCTTATGACGAAGAAATTGTCGCGGTGTTAAATGCTAAAAAATCACAAGTCACGGAATTAGTGGCAGAGCATATCGAGTGGGCGTTGGCTGAGCAACAGCAAAAAAATAATAGCGTTAATCGTAAAACTAAGCGTTTGCTTAACGCGGTAACTCGCGGCATGCCGACTCATCAGTAGAGGCTTTTCCTTGAAACGAATATGTTTAATCCTGGCTTGGTTGTTCTCGTCAATCTCGATGGCCGAGCCGTTGCCGGTGCGAGTTGCGGTTATTTACGATGGCGCCAGCAAATTTGACCAATCCTTTAGTCAGGCGGTGTATGTCAATGGCGTGTTAAAGCTACGAGCTGCGGGCATTGCGGTTAAAGAGTTTGAGCCGGCCCGTTCCGCCCAAATAGAGCAAGCTGTGATCAAATTAGCTCAGCGTGGCTATCAGCCGATTATTGGCGTCGGATTTAATACGGCGCCGGCGATCACCAAAGCAGCCAAGTTGTTTCCCGACCAAGCTTTTGTGGTGCTGGACAGTGTGATTGATTTACCCAATGTGCAATCGATAATTTTTGATGAGGCGCAGGGCGCCTATCTGGCCGGGGCGCTGGCAGCGATGAATAGCAACTCGCAGGTGATAGGGTTTGTTGGTGGCATGGATGTTGGGCTAATTACTAAATTTAGTTGTGGTTATATCCAAGGCGCGCGTTATGTTAGCCCAAATATCGTGGTGGTTAAAAATTACATTAGCTCAACGGTTAACGCTTGGAATGATCCAAGCAAGGCCAACGAACTGGCTAAAAGTCAAATTGAGCGTGGGGCCGATGTGTTATTTGCCGCGGCAGGCGGCTCGGGTCGCGGAGTGTACTTAGCCGCTCATGAAGCCAATATTTTAGCGATTGGGGTCGACTCGAATCAAAATGCATTGCAGCCACAGAGCATGTTAACGTCGATGGTTAAAAAGGTTGGCCAGGCAGTTTTTGCCTCCGTCACAAGTTCTATCGATGGCAGCTGGGCCAGCGGTGTCATCAATTATAATATGCAAGATAATTGGGTAGAATTGGTCAGAGACCACCATAATCGTCAGCTTTATAGTGATCGGCATTACATCAAAATTCAGCAGATAAAACAGCAACTGCTGACGGGAAAAATAAAGATTGAGCATCATACGGTTGCAGGTGCCTGTCGATGACGTTAGTTCCGGCATTAGAGCTCGTCAATATATCGAAACACTTTGCGGGCAATGTGGCACTTCACAACGCTTCGCTCAGTGTTGCTGCGGGATCAATTCACGGTATTGTCGGTGAAAATGGTGCGGGTAAATCAACCTTAATGCAAATAGCTTATGGCCTTGAACAGCCTGATAGCGGCTGCATAAAATTTGATGGCGCGGTGATTGCTGTTGATGACCCAAAAGCGGCGATAGCTCATGGCCTTGGCATGTTGCATCAAAAGGTTAGTTGGCTCGAACAGCTCTCAGTATTAGAAAATATTGTGTTGGGGCAGCCAATTGATAGTTATGTTTATCAAACGAATCGCGTGGCTGAACAAGAATTGCAACACTTAAGCCGAGAGTTCGGATTTAAATTCTCATTAAATCAGATTATGGCAGACTTAAGTTATAGCCAACGTCAGCAAGTTGACATTCTAAGGGCGTTATACCGCGGCGTTAGGGTATTGATATTAGATGAGCCAATGGCTTTGTTGTCCGCCGCTGAATCGCAGCATTTATTTAAGCTGTTTGTGTTACTTAAAACCCAGGGTATTTCGGTGGTGGTGGTATCGCATAAATTGGTGGCCTTACATCATATTTGCGATGTTATCTCGGTGATTAAACAAGGCGAGGTGATTAAGAGTATCGAGCCCAAGGATGTTAGCGTTGCTCAGATAACTAAATTGGTCGTTGGTCATGAAGTGACGATCCCCCAGATCATTGATAAGTCCGTTTGTGTTACTGGGCAGCCGGTGTTAACGGTGACCAAGCTTAATAGATATCGGTCGCCGCTAAGTAAAGCGGCAGTGCCTAGCTTGTTACTTAAAGATATTGATTTAACAATTAATAGCGGCCAAATTGTTGCCCTGGTTGGTTTGCCCGGTGCTGGCCAAAGCGAGTTATTGGATGTTATCGCTGGGCGTTCAGGCTTTGATTGGGGGCAAATAACCTTTGCTGGTCGAAAGTTTGATGCCTCCACTGCGTATAATATCTCCCAGGCACGCGAGCTGGGCATTGGTTATGTGCCAAATTCAGTGCTCGGACTCGGTTTAATTAGTGAGTTTTCGCTGGTTGAGTCGTTGATGTTAGGTTGTTGTTCAAAAAAGTGGTTTTGGAGTGGCTTAAGCCGTAGTAGCAATTTAAACCACTGCGCCCAGTTGATGACGCAATGGGATATTCGGCCGCATAATCCAAAGATGAAAAGTGGTTATTTTTCGGCGGGCAATCAACAAAAAATGGTCCTGGCGCGCGAAATAAACCAGCAGCCGCAGCTCTTGCTGTTAAACCAGCCAACTCATGGGGTCGATGTCGCAGGCATTGCGCTAATTTATCGCCAATTATTTGATCTGCGGCAGCGCGGAACCGCAATATTATTGGTTGCTGATGATTTAGATGAAGTGATTAGCTTGGCGGATCTCGCCGTGATATTTCAACAAGGCCGAATAGTCGCTTTGCTTGATAAGTCGCAACTGGCCAAGCAAAAACTGCGGCTGCTAATGACGTTGGGAGCTAATAATGAATAGGGATTTCCCACCGTGGTTTAACAGTTTATTATTAATTGTGGTTAATATTGGTTTGGCACTCATTGCGGGTGCCGTCGTGTTAATGGCGACCGATGTCGATGTCGGTTACGCGGCTAAAATCTTAATGTTTGGTGCTTTTGGCAATAGTGAGGGCATAGGTTACACCTTATTTTATGCGACCAACTTTATGTTTACTGGCTTGTCGGTCGCGTTAGCTTGGCATGCTGGTTTGTTTAATATCGGGGCCGAAGGGCAAGCGACCTTAGGCGGCATCGGCGTTGCTGTCGTGTGCGGTACTTTTGGTGATAGCTTGCCTTTTTGGCTGTTATTGGTGTTAACGACGATTAGCGCTGCGCTGTTTGGCGCGTTGTGGGCATTTATTCCTGGCTGGCTAAATGCGTATCGTGGCTCGCATATTGTGATCACCACCATTATGTTTAATTTTATTGCCTCATCGTTGCTGGTCTATTTATTAGTTAATGTCTTGAAAGGCCCTGAACAAATGGCATCGGTTAGTCCGATTTTTGCAGAAAACAGTTGGTTGCCTTATATTCACCAGCTACCCTTTGGCCTAGATTTAGCGGCTACTCCGCTTAATCTTTCTTTCTTTTGGGCACTATTGTGTTGTTTGCTTGTGCATTATTATTTGCACTCTAGCCGTTTTGGTTACGAGGCCAGAGCTGTTGGCTTTAGTGCTAAAGCTGCAGACTTTGCAGGTATAAACCAAGGTCGGGTTATTGTCATTACCATGATGTTATCGGGAGCGCTGGCAAGCTTTGTTGGGCTCAATGAAATTCAAGGTGCTTCACATCAACTGAAACTTGAATTTGTCGCGGGTTATGGCTTTGCCGGCATTGCGGTGGCTATTATTGGTCGAAACCAGCCGTTAGCGATTATTTTATCGAGTATTCTGTTTGGCGCGTTATATCAAGGAGGATCGGAGCTGGCCTTTAATATCGATCATATTGGCAATGACATTGTTTTACTGATTCAAGGATTAGTTATTTTGTTTTGCGGCGCGTTAGAGTGGATGCTTAAACCTAAGATCGACCGCTGGTTAAGTCGGGTCAAACGCCAAGGAGTGAGCAATGGACTGGACTAATTTAGCGCAATGGCTCGGGTTAATCGATGCGAGCATTCGCCTTGCAACGCCACTGTTGTTTGCAGCGCTGGCCGGCATGCTGAGTGAGCGTTCTGGCATTATTGATATTGGGTTAGAAGGTAAAATGTTGGTCAGTGCTTTTGCCGCGGCCGCCTGGGTCACCAGCACTGGGGTGGTATGGCAAGGGGTAGCCATTGCGATGTTAGCGGCGATGGGCTTGGCGCTATTGCATGCTTTTGCTTGCATTACCCATCGTGGCGATCAGGTTATATCGGGCATAGCAATTAACATGTTGGCATTGGCTGGCACCGCTATTCTAGGTCAGCACCTGTTTAATTTAGGCGGCATGACCCCAGTTTTAGCCGATGGTTTGAGGCTTGCTAACCTAGAATTCCCTGCTGTGATCGCGCGTAATGACAGCTTTTGGTCAATGGGATATTGGTTAGTACTTAGCGGTCACAATGTACTGGTATATGTGGCCTTTATCAGTGTGATACTTTTGAGTGGTTTTTTTAAGTTTTCGCCACTGGGCAAACAGGTCTTTGCAGCGGGGGAGAATCCTTTGGCGTTAAGTCGTGCCGGCGGCTCGGTTAACTTAACCCGTTATGGCGCGGTACTGGCGGGCGGTGCATTGTGTGGCTTAGCGGGTGCTTATTTATCAATTGGCCATGGCGCGGGTTTTATCAATAATATGACTGTTGGCAAAGGCTTTATTGCGCTTGCGGCGTTAATTTTTGGTCGCTGGCGCCCGAGCGGCGTGTTACTGGCTTGTCTGTTATTTGGCTTTTTGGACGCGCTCTCGATTAGAATGCAAGGGATCGAGTTGCTTGACACTGGTTATATCATTCCAATTCAGCTGATCGAAATGCTGCCTTATATTTTAACGGTAATAGTGCTGGCTGGTTGTATCACTAATCCTGCGGCGCCCAAAGCGCTGGGACGCCACTAGTTACTGAGCGGTTCGGCTAAGTTGTTAGCGGTATTGCTGATTCAACAAGCTTATTTTGGCTTGCTTGCGCGGCTGGTTGACTTATGGTGACAAAAATTTGTTGCGAACTTTTACAAAATCTCATGTCACAATCTAATAAGCAGTCGTCAAGGTAGTGCTGGTACTGAACCACTCGTTCCGGCTGAGCGACTACTTGTTTAATATATTCTCTGGAGTGCTCTGGCAATAACTTATATTTATCGAACTGCAGCTGTTTGATCAATGTCTCAGCGCTTTTGTTAAAATATTTTATCCGACCGCTCGTTGATATTCTTAGTAAAATGCTGGGGTGGTCAATAAAATACAGT
Encoded proteins:
- a CDS encoding ABC transporter permease codes for the protein MDWTNLAQWLGLIDASIRLATPLLFAALAGMLSERSGIIDIGLEGKMLVSAFAAAAWVTSTGVVWQGVAIAMLAAMGLALLHAFACITHRGDQVISGIAINMLALAGTAILGQHLFNLGGMTPVLADGLRLANLEFPAVIARNDSFWSMGYWLVLSGHNVLVYVAFISVILLSGFFKFSPLGKQVFAAGENPLALSRAGGSVNLTRYGAVLAGGALCGLAGAYLSIGHGAGFINNMTVGKGFIALAALIFGRWRPSGVLLACLLFGFLDALSIRMQGIELLDTGYIIPIQLIEMLPYILTVIVLAGCITNPAAPKALGRH